The sequence GGACGCGCCGCTTCGGTGACGTACGGTCACGGGTCCATGGCCCTGATCACTTTCGGCCAGGACCACTCGGAGTGGCGCATCGCTGCCCGTAGGCTGTCCAGGTGGCAGAACCAGTGGTGCGCATCCCCGATGCGAAGGTCGCCCTGTCGACGGCCTCGGTCTACCCCGAGTCCACGGCGACGGCCTTCGAGATCGCCGCGCGCCTGGGGTACGACGGCGTCGAGGTCATGGTCTGGACCGACCCCGTCAGCCAGGACATCGAGGCCCTGCGCCGCCTCTCCGACTACCACCGGGTGCCGATCCTGGCGGTGCACGCCCCCTGCCTCCTGATCACCCAGCGCGTCTGGTCCACCGACCCCTGGGTCAAGCTCCAGCGGGCGAAGGCCGCCGCCGAGAAGCTCGGCGCCTCCACCGTCGTGGTGCACCCGCCGTTCCGGTGGCAGCGCACCTACGCCCGCGACTTCGTGACCGGAATCTGGCGGATGGCCGGCGAGACCGACGTCCGGTTCGCCGTCGAGAACATGTACCCCTGGCGCTACCGGGACCGCGAGATGCTCGCGTACGCCCCCGACTGGGACGTCACCAACGACGACTACCGGCACTTCACGGTCGACCTCTCGCACACCGCGACCGCCCGCACCGAGGCGCTCGCCATGGTGGACCGGATGGGCGACCGGCTCGCCCACGTCCACCTCGCCGACGGCAAGGGGTCGGCCAAGGACGAGCACCTGGTGCCCGGCCGGGGCGACCAGCCGTGCGCGGAGCTGCTGGAGCGCCTGGCCCGCACGGGCTTCGACGGCCATGTCGTCGTCGAGGTCAACACCCGCCGCGCGATGTCCTCCGCCGAACGCGAGGCCGATCTCGCGGAGGCGCTGGCCTTCACCCGGCTCCACCTGGCCACCTCCGCCGCCCCCGGCCCGTCCCCGAAGATCCACCGCCCGTGACCGGGGAACGTGATCCCCGGCCCGTGACCGAGGAGCCGAACCTCCGCCCGTGACCGAGGAACCCGTCCCGCCGACCGTGACCCCCGAAGCGCCCATGACCGAAGACGCCCCCGCCGCCCCGCGCCGCCGGGGCCGCCCCTCCCGCAAGGCCGCCGCCGAAGGCCCCGACGCCCGTACGCGCATCCTGGAGGCGGCCCGCGCGGAGTTCGCCGAGCGCGGCTACGACAAGACGTCGATCCGGGGCATCGCCAAGGCCGCCGGGGTCGACGCGGCCCTCGTCCACCACTACTTCGGTACGAAGGACGAGGTCTTCGCCGCCGCCGTCGAGGTCACCTTCGAACCCGCCCTGGTCCTCCCGGCCGTCCTCGGCGGCGATCCGGACGGCCTGGGGGAGCGGCTGGCGCGCTTCTTCCTCTCGGTGTGGGAGGATCCCGGCACCCGTACGCCCCTGCTGGCGATCCTGCGCTCGGCGGTCACCCACGAGGCGGCCGCGAACGTCCTGCGCGACTTCGTGCTGCGCCGGCTGCTGGAGCGGGTCGCGGCCGAGCTGGCCGTACCGGACCCGACCCTCCGGGCCGAGCTGGCCGCCTCGCACATGCTGGGCATCGTGATGCTCCGGTACGTGGTCCGCGCCGAGCCGCTCGCCTCCGCCGACCTGGAGGACATCGTCGCGATGGTGGCGCCCACGCTCCAGAGATACCTGGGCGAGGGCTGAAGCGGCGGGCGGAGACGGCGCGCACGCACCGGTGGGGGCGACCGCCCACCGGCCACCGCGTCCCGCATTCCGGACCGTCTGTCCAGATCTTGGATCCGGGGCGTACGCTCGAAGGCAGCCTTCTCTTCAACTGTCGGAGGCAGGTCCCCTGCCGAAGGAGCGAGCGACGATGCCCCAGCTGAGGTCCCGCACGGTCACCCACGGACGCAACATGGCGGGCGCGCGCGCCCTAATGCGCGCGTCGGGCGTAGCGAGCGCGGACATCGGCAAGCCGATCATCGCCGTCGCCAACTCGTTCACCGAGTTCGTCCCCGGCCACACCC is a genomic window of Streptomyces sp. YPW6 containing:
- a CDS encoding sugar phosphate isomerase/epimerase; the protein is MVRIPDAKVALSTASVYPESTATAFEIAARLGYDGVEVMVWTDPVSQDIEALRRLSDYHRVPILAVHAPCLLITQRVWSTDPWVKLQRAKAAAEKLGASTVVVHPPFRWQRTYARDFVTGIWRMAGETDVRFAVENMYPWRYRDREMLAYAPDWDVTNDDYRHFTVDLSHTATARTEALAMVDRMGDRLAHVHLADGKGSAKDEHLVPGRGDQPCAELLERLARTGFDGHVVVEVNTRRAMSSAEREADLAEALAFTRLHLATSAAPGPSPKIHRP
- a CDS encoding TetR family transcriptional regulator — its product is MTEDAPAAPRRRGRPSRKAAAEGPDARTRILEAARAEFAERGYDKTSIRGIAKAAGVDAALVHHYFGTKDEVFAAAVEVTFEPALVLPAVLGGDPDGLGERLARFFLSVWEDPGTRTPLLAILRSAVTHEAAANVLRDFVLRRLLERVAAELAVPDPTLRAELAASHMLGIVMLRYVVRAEPLASADLEDIVAMVAPTLQRYLGEG